The following coding sequences are from one bacterium window:
- a CDS encoding ROK family protein, with amino-acid sequence MNYDRDDRVVLTLDAGGTNFVFSAIQAEREIINPVRLPAFGNDIDKCLKTIIEGFSIISEQVQGDTAAISFAFPGPADYPRGIIGDLGNLPGFRGGVALGPMLEDNFSLPVFINNDGDLFALGESVAGLLPEINQKLLEVSSPRRYNNLIGVTLGTGFGCGIVRNNELFLGDNSAAGEIWLVRSKLHNSAYVEEDVSIRAVKRVYQKLSGSSDIPEPKEIYEIATGKKEGNREAALQAFKDLAVSVGDALANAVTLVDSIIVIGGGLTGASALIINDIVNEMNGTIETIDGRPVNRLVSRVYNLDDNENLKEFINGEHKEITVPVSGKKIIYDPIKRIGIGISRLGTNRSVAIGAYYYALQKLDTQ; translated from the coding sequence ATGAATTATGATAGAGATGATCGTGTTGTGCTGACACTCGATGCAGGAGGTACAAATTTCGTGTTTTCTGCAATTCAGGCAGAAAGAGAAATTATAAATCCGGTAAGATTGCCCGCTTTTGGCAATGATATTGATAAATGCCTGAAAACTATTATAGAAGGATTCAGCATTATCTCAGAACAGGTTCAGGGAGATACAGCTGCAATTAGTTTTGCTTTTCCGGGTCCTGCAGATTATCCGAGAGGCATTATTGGTGATTTGGGTAATTTACCCGGGTTCCGCGGCGGTGTTGCACTAGGCCCAATGCTTGAAGATAATTTTTCTTTACCCGTTTTTATTAATAATGATGGTGATCTTTTTGCTTTGGGAGAATCTGTTGCAGGCCTGCTTCCTGAAATTAATCAGAAACTATTAGAAGTATCCAGCCCCAGAAGATACAATAACCTTATAGGCGTCACTTTGGGTACAGGTTTCGGGTGCGGCATTGTGAGGAATAATGAGCTTTTTTTGGGAGATAATTCTGCTGCAGGAGAGATTTGGCTAGTCAGGAGTAAACTACACAATAGTGCTTATGTTGAAGAGGATGTCAGCATCCGTGCCGTAAAAAGAGTGTATCAGAAATTGTCCGGCAGTTCCGATATACCGGAACCAAAGGAAATTTATGAGATTGCAACAGGGAAAAAAGAAGGAAATAGAGAAGCAGCTTTACAGGCTTTTAAAGATTTGGCTGTAAGTGTAGGTGATGCTCTCGCAAATGCCGTAACTTTGGTTGATAGTATTATAGTTATAGGCGGAGGGTTGACAGGAGCTTCAGCTCTTATTATCAATGATATTGTTAATGAGATGAACGGGACAATAGAGACAATTGACGGCAGGCCTGTAAACAGGCTTGTCAGCAGAGTTTATAATCTTGACGATAATGAGAATCTCAAAGAGTTCATAAACGGAGAACATAAAGAGATTACCGTACCTGTTTCAGGTAAGAAAATAATTTATGATCCCATAAAAAGAATCGGGATTGGTATATCAAGGTTAGGTACAAACCGTTCAGTTGCAATCGGGGCATATTATTATGCTCTGCAGAAACTTGATACACAGTAA